In Armatimonadota bacterium, the following proteins share a genomic window:
- a CDS encoding B12-binding domain-containing radical SAM protein: protein MTRSKPKLLIISPSWTHTWWKGGKVLAPPLALPLLAGLTPSNIDVRLIDENIEKTDLEADADLVAISCMTASAPRAYEIADAFRRRGIPVVLGGIHPTVMPDEASLHADAVVVGEAEPVWQTILNDFAAGGLKPRYENQGLSNMEGLPLPRRDLLKGDRYLTVNVVQTARGCPNGCSFCSVSTVSGRRYRFRPIPEVVEELKTLRGWVGFVDDNIVGSSRRAKELFEALIPLKIKWVGQGDLSMAKAPELMRLAVRSGCQALFVGLESVSQENLLATSKRPNIGLDMGEAIDTIHRAGIEIIGSFVLGLDGDDKDVFKRTADFAKNHKLVAAQFSVLTPFPGTVSRRELEDEGRVTDSDWSHYTMSNVSFRPKHMTAQELYDGQKATYRSFYSIQSIFVRSLNLRGKIIPRLLVNLSYRFISRGKALCKGLPRHRTVAVPRKATDQV, encoded by the coding sequence ATGACCCGCAGCAAACCGAAACTCCTCATTATATCTCCGTCCTGGACGCACACCTGGTGGAAGGGCGGAAAGGTACTAGCGCCGCCCCTGGCCCTCCCTCTGCTCGCCGGACTGACCCCCTCGAACATTGACGTTCGGCTCATTGACGAGAACATCGAGAAGACCGATCTCGAGGCCGACGCGGATCTGGTAGCCATCTCCTGCATGACCGCCTCGGCGCCGAGAGCTTACGAGATCGCGGACGCATTCCGACGGCGGGGTATTCCCGTCGTCCTGGGCGGTATTCATCCCACGGTCATGCCCGACGAGGCGAGCCTGCATGCCGACGCGGTCGTTGTCGGCGAGGCCGAGCCGGTATGGCAGACGATCCTGAACGATTTCGCCGCCGGCGGCCTGAAGCCCCGCTACGAGAACCAGGGGCTCTCGAACATGGAGGGCCTGCCGCTCCCTCGTCGCGATCTCCTGAAGGGCGACCGGTATCTCACGGTCAACGTTGTCCAGACTGCGCGAGGATGTCCGAACGGCTGTAGTTTCTGCTCCGTGAGCACGGTCTCCGGCCGAAGATACCGATTCCGCCCGATCCCGGAGGTCGTCGAGGAGTTGAAGACCCTTCGAGGATGGGTCGGTTTCGTTGATGACAACATCGTCGGCTCGTCCCGTCGCGCTAAGGAACTGTTCGAGGCGCTCATCCCGCTCAAGATCAAGTGGGTGGGGCAGGGCGACCTGAGCATGGCGAAAGCCCCGGAGCTGATGAGGCTCGCGGTACGAAGCGGCTGCCAGGCGTTGTTCGTTGGATTGGAGTCCGTCTCGCAGGAGAACCTTCTCGCCACATCGAAACGGCCGAACATCGGGCTCGACATGGGCGAAGCGATTGACACTATCCACCGGGCGGGGATCGAGATCATCGGCTCGTTTGTGCTCGGGCTTGACGGGGACGACAAGGATGTCTTCAAGCGCACCGCCGATTTCGCGAAGAATCACAAGCTGGTCGCCGCGCAGTTCTCGGTGCTGACCCCGTTCCCCGGCACTGTATCCCGTCGCGAACTCGAGGACGAGGGGCGCGTCACCGACTCGGACTGGTCGCACTACACGATGAGTAACGTGTCATTCCGACCGAAGCACATGACGGCGCAGGAACTCTACGATGGGCAGAAGGCGACGTACCGGAGCTTCTATTCGATCCAGTCTATTTTCGTGCGGAGCCTGAACCTGCGCGGGAAGATCATCCCGCGCCTTCTTGTGAACCTCAGCTACCGATTCATCAGCCGCGGCAAGGCGCTCTGCAAGGGCCTCCCCCGCCACCGCACGGTCGCGGTCCCCCGCAAGGCGACCGATCAGGTCTAG
- a CDS encoding DUF1343 domain-containing protein has protein sequence MNLGIDELLQNHELRAPIAGKRVALLGHPASVTSECRHSLDELIACPDVNITAAFGPQHGMRGDKQDNMIESADYDDPQYGIPVFSLYGEVRRPTEAMMDTFDVLLVDIQDIGTRIYTFITTLTYMLDACAARGKSLWVLDRPNPAGRPIEGTILEPGWESFIGCAPLIMRHGLTPGEIAGWYVELKGLDVDLRVIAMADYDPDAAPGFGWPIMELSWVNPSPNASSLNMARCFPGTVLFEGTTMSEGRGTTSSLELIGAPDIDACRVLERMKDLAPEWQSGCLLRPCWFEPTFQKHAGRLCSGIMIHTDNACYRHDLFRPYRLGALMLKAIRLEYPDYALWHTLPYEYETDRLAIDLLSGGTFLREWVDDPSAAPADFDTRLLADEEKWEAVRRPYLLY, from the coding sequence ATGAACCTGGGAATAGACGAACTACTTCAGAACCATGAACTCCGAGCGCCGATCGCAGGCAAGCGAGTTGCACTCCTCGGCCATCCCGCGTCGGTGACGAGCGAGTGCCGGCACTCGCTCGACGAGCTGATCGCCTGCCCGGACGTCAATATCACCGCCGCGTTCGGACCCCAGCACGGGATGCGCGGCGACAAGCAGGACAACATGATCGAGTCGGCAGACTACGACGACCCGCAGTACGGCATCCCCGTCTTCAGCCTCTACGGGGAGGTCCGACGGCCGACCGAGGCCATGATGGATACGTTCGACGTCCTGCTGGTTGATATCCAGGACATCGGCACGCGCATCTACACCTTCATCACGACGCTCACCTACATGCTCGACGCCTGCGCCGCGCGCGGCAAGTCGCTCTGGGTGCTCGACCGCCCGAATCCCGCTGGCCGGCCGATCGAGGGCACCATTCTCGAACCCGGCTGGGAGAGCTTTATCGGATGCGCCCCCCTCATTATGCGCCACGGACTAACCCCGGGCGAGATCGCCGGGTGGTACGTCGAGCTGAAGGGCCTCGACGTGGACCTCCGTGTCATCGCCATGGCCGACTACGATCCCGACGCCGCGCCCGGATTCGGATGGCCGATCATGGAACTGTCCTGGGTGAACCCGAGCCCGAACGCGTCCAGCCTGAACATGGCGCGGTGCTTTCCCGGCACAGTGCTCTTCGAGGGAACCACAATGTCCGAGGGGCGGGGCACGACTTCCTCCCTGGAACTCATCGGTGCGCCCGACATTGATGCCTGCCGGGTGCTCGAGCGAATGAAGGATCTGGCACCCGAATGGCAGTCCGGGTGCCTCCTCAGGCCGTGCTGGTTCGAGCCGACATTCCAGAAACACGCCGGGAGGCTCTGCTCGGGCATCATGATCCACACCGACAACGCCTGCTACCGCCACGATCTCTTCCGGCCTTACCGCCTCGGCGCCCTCATGCTCAAGGCGATCCGGCTGGAATACCCGGACTACGCGCTCTGGCACACTCTCCCCTACGAGTACGAGACCGATCGTCTAGCGATTGACCTGCTCTCCGGCGGTACGTTCCTTCGCGAGTGGGTGGACGATCCATCAGCCGCTCCCGCCGACTTCGACACCCGACTCTTGGCCGACGAGGAGAAGTGGGAGGCCGTCCGCCGGCCCTACCTTCTCTACTGA
- a CDS encoding VanW family protein codes for MRGKSTVTKTSAAAAIGAVAYLLATSPFVGVRAPIVAGFPLSGEVEYSSLLASTASSSARDAAVLESAFAASKTSLLGSRVIDLGSRDFESAANVRLSAEAIDDTILQPNEVFSFNGTVGIRTPERGFQSGLMYSNGQLVTGVGGGICIASTAVYNVALETGMAIIERHPHSGPVAYAEPGRDSAVAYGVLDLKFRNNTGAVVLIRSIVQDDKLVVAFYGTRQPGREIEIVSEDFEPLPYEVVQTADESVPEGEQVVEQKGRPGHSVSIVRIIRQNGKVVGREVMNRDFMRPRNEIVRVNPGPRESGTAAADTNGLLPPPIYLPIPTDFDVLPLSPDISVERDSRTGSPD; via the coding sequence GTGAGAGGGAAGTCTACAGTCACGAAGACGTCGGCAGCAGCGGCCATCGGGGCAGTCGCATACCTGCTTGCGACATCGCCGTTTGTCGGCGTACGCGCGCCTATAGTCGCCGGCTTTCCTCTGTCTGGCGAGGTCGAGTACTCATCGCTCCTTGCCTCGACGGCTTCCTCGAGCGCACGCGATGCGGCTGTGCTCGAGTCAGCATTCGCCGCCAGCAAGACCAGCCTCCTGGGTTCGCGCGTGATTGACCTCGGCAGCCGGGATTTCGAGTCCGCAGCGAACGTCAGGCTGTCCGCGGAGGCGATTGACGATACGATCCTCCAACCGAACGAAGTATTCTCCTTCAACGGAACAGTCGGGATACGCACGCCGGAGCGGGGTTTCCAGTCCGGCCTGATGTACTCGAACGGGCAACTGGTCACGGGGGTCGGCGGGGGGATATGCATCGCCTCGACGGCGGTCTACAACGTCGCACTCGAGACGGGCATGGCGATCATCGAGCGGCACCCTCACTCCGGACCGGTCGCCTACGCAGAACCGGGACGGGACAGCGCGGTTGCCTACGGTGTGCTCGACCTGAAGTTCAGGAACAACACCGGAGCGGTCGTCCTGATACGCTCGATCGTGCAGGATGACAAGTTGGTCGTGGCGTTCTACGGGACCAGGCAACCCGGGCGCGAGATCGAGATCGTCTCGGAGGACTTCGAGCCGTTGCCTTACGAGGTCGTCCAGACGGCGGACGAGAGCGTGCCGGAAGGGGAGCAGGTCGTGGAGCAGAAGGGCCGCCCCGGACACTCGGTCTCGATCGTGCGGATCATCAGACAGAACGGGAAGGTCGTCGGCAGAGAGGTCATGAACAGGGACTTCATGCGCCCGAGGAACGAGATCGTACGAGTGAATCCGGGGCCGCGGGAATCCGGCACGGCCGCTGCGGACACGAACGGACTGCTGCCGCCGCCGATATATCTGCCGATACCGACGGACTTCGATGTCCTGCCTTTGTCACCCGACATCTCGGTCGAGAGAGACTCCCGCACGGGATCGCCGGACTAG
- a CDS encoding biotin transporter BioY codes for MGVHFRASALRREEIHGKLLVSLAFAGITAVAAQVAIPLGFTPVPVTLQVLAVILSGLVLGSRWGAISQMQYLAVGALGMPVFAQWNGGPTAFFGPTAGYLVGFVPAAFVAGWVFEKLGARSRSGAWVAGIAGVCAIYACGAGWLSVWMALFTSTPLTIEAVLAMGVAPFIGVDLLKAVVASGIATAGRTKIRTAMHL; via the coding sequence ATGGGAGTTCACTTCAGGGCATCCGCCCTTCGCAGGGAAGAGATTCACGGGAAGTTGCTGGTTTCGCTCGCTTTCGCCGGGATCACGGCGGTTGCGGCCCAAGTCGCGATCCCGCTAGGGTTCACGCCGGTGCCGGTGACTCTCCAGGTGCTCGCCGTGATTCTCTCAGGCTTGGTTCTCGGGAGCCGATGGGGGGCGATCAGCCAGATGCAGTACCTCGCGGTCGGCGCCCTGGGGATGCCGGTCTTCGCTCAGTGGAACGGCGGGCCTACTGCGTTCTTCGGCCCGACGGCGGGCTACCTGGTCGGATTCGTGCCGGCGGCGTTTGTCGCGGGATGGGTCTTCGAGAAGCTTGGAGCGCGCAGCAGGTCGGGCGCCTGGGTTGCCGGGATCGCCGGGGTCTGCGCGATCTATGCCTGCGGCGCCGGTTGGCTGAGCGTGTGGATGGCGCTGTTCACATCGACGCCGCTCACGATCGAAGCCGTCTTGGCGATGGGTGTCGCGCCGTTCATCGGGGTTGACCTGCTCAAAGCGGTTGTGGCTTCGGGCATCGCAACCGCCGGGCGGACGAAAATCCGCACCGCGATGCATCTCTAG